The following DNA comes from Paenibacillus crassostreae.
AAATCAGTTTGAAATGTGATCCATTCATGGCGGAAAGTTTACGACAACAATACGCTTCGATTTCTCCGGGATATCACTTGAACAAAAACCACTGGAACACAATCTTGATCGATGGTACTCTTTCAGAACTAGAATTATGTAAAATGATTGACCACTCTTACGAATTGGTTTTTAAAGGGTTGAGAAAGTCGGAGAAAGATGTAGTGAACCCAAGCGCAATCATGGATGTTTTACTTTTTGACTTCGGGTTTGGTACGATCCGATTTTATCTAAACTCTGTTCCGACGCACCTTATCATTCTCTTACTGAAATTCTAGCATCTGGACAACTCCTTAAGCGAGCATGTCCGTATATGGAAATCATTTGAGTTGTAAAAAAAAGGATCATACTGTAAGGTTAATACCTTTAGGATGACCCTTTTTTTGCACTTTTTGTTAATTAATTGATTCATGACCCCGGATCCGCCCAATATACGTGTGGCACTCGGCACAATCTACTAAAACCTCATAATTGATGCTTAATCCAGCCTCACTGCTTCACCTTTTCTCAAATCAATTTCATATTCCCCCTCTGGTTAAGGAAATTCTGTTGTCGTATACAACAACTCTTATTTATCCCAATTTAACGCAAGAACTTGCTCCGTAGTCATATTAGCACCTGTTTGTAAATACTCCATATTTTTTAACGCCATTTTATGAGCCTGCTGACTAGAGCCAATCACTGAATCAGAAACGACATTAAAATAATAGTCATGTTGATGAGCATCTACTGCTGTAAAACGTACACATACATCTGTTAAGCCACCAATTAAAAATACTCTCTTAATTCCCTTACAACGCAATAACAGATCCAAATCTGTTCCTATAAAAGCACTGTATCGACGCTTCGTTATAATATATTCTCCTTCTATTGGTGCTGTTGATGGATGAAATTCCTCCGCTGAAGTACCTTCCAAGCAATGGATTTTTTCTACACCATCTAATTCACGGCCAAAGTCACTCAAATCTGCACGATGCAGCTCTCTTACTTGAATAATAGGTAGCTCTAATTCACGAAAGTGCTTTATAATTTTCGGTGAATTTAGCATGCATGTTCCGCCTTCCATAACAGGAATAGCATCACTTTCCATATCGTTTTGAATATCAATAACAAGTAACGCACTATTTTCTAATATATTTCTCATAGTTCTAACTCCTTTCAAGATAGATTAATTGAATAAATTCTCTACTGAAATAACCGAGCCTGTTTGAAAATACTCAATATTATCTAGAGCAGCTTGTGCAACTTCGTCACTACTTGGCGTGCCACACGCTTCCTTAAATACATGAACATGATAATTAAATTGATGAGCATCTACTGCTGTATAATGCACACAAATATCAGTCATTCCACCAATAATGAAAAGATGATCTGCCTTCAAACCACGTAATAATATTTCTAAATCCGTTCCAAAAAAGGCACTATAACGGCGTTTTTCTATTGTATATTCACCCTCGATTGGACCTGTAGGCTCATAATAAGTAGCTTCAGGTGTTCCTTCGACACAATGAATATTTTCAGCACCTTCAAGTTCGCGACCAAAATCAATAAGATCTTTTCGATGAATTTCTAATATATGAACAATTGGAACATCGCCACGCTCACGGAAATAATTTGTCACCCGCTCAGCATTTTTCAAATAGTTCATTCTTTTTTCTGGAATATCACGTTTTTTATTTGGATCTGAGTTTTGAATATCAACAATAATTAGTGCGCTATGCTTAGGAATTTCAATCATATCTGATTCCTCCAATATTTATTTTTCGAATACTTACCATAAAAATTCGTCTGTAATTAATAAGCTATAGTCATATGTGGTTGAAAGTGTTCCAATTTCCAAATAGAAATCTAGTACATCT
Coding sequences within:
- a CDS encoding MmcQ/YjbR family DNA-binding protein yields the protein MFALISNQNNQLKISLKCDPFMAESLRQQYASISPGYHLNKNHWNTILIDGTLSELELCKMIDHSYELVFKGLRKSEKDVVNPSAIMDVLLFDFGFGTIRFYLNSVPTHLIILLLKF
- a CDS encoding cysteine hydrolase family protein, encoding MRNILENSALLVIDIQNDMESDAIPVMEGGTCMLNSPKIIKHFRELELPIIQVRELHRADLSDFGRELDGVEKIHCLEGTSAEEFHPSTAPIEGEYIITKRRYSAFIGTDLDLLLRCKGIKRVFLIGGLTDVCVRFTAVDAHQHDYYFNVVSDSVIGSSQQAHKMALKNMEYLQTGANMTTEQVLALNWDK
- a CDS encoding cysteine hydrolase family protein, producing MIEIPKHSALIIVDIQNSDPNKKRDIPEKRMNYLKNAERVTNYFRERGDVPIVHILEIHRKDLIDFGRELEGAENIHCVEGTPEATYYEPTGPIEGEYTIEKRRYSAFFGTDLEILLRGLKADHLFIIGGMTDICVHYTAVDAHQFNYHVHVFKEACGTPSSDEVAQAALDNIEYFQTGSVISVENLFN